The genome window ATCGGTTTTAACATCGTTCTATCGTTGCGGACCCGGTAACGAAGCGGTCCGCAACAAAGAACGAAAGATTATCGGCTAACGGCGAAAAACGTTTCGTTGGAACGGAAATCGTTTTTAGCGGAACAAACCTTGTAATTGGAAGCGGAAGGACAAGAAGCGGTGCCTCCTACCTTGCAGCCTTTGTCCTGACATTTCTTTCTGTTGTCGAACGTATCCGAGCCGGTAAATCTGCAATAGTCTCTGCAGACGTCGGCGGAACCGGAAGTGCAGATATAACATCCGTCCGCGGAAAGTTCTTGGATGAAGAATAAAGAAAGAAGAACGGTGAAAACAAAGAACGAAGTTTGGAATTTTTTCATCATTATGCCTCTCGGTTTTTTGATCCTAAAAATTCGAACTTCTCTGTAAAGGCGAAAAAACGGAATCGATTTTCAGTAGGAAGGCGTTCCTAAGAACGCGATCTCCGTAATCAGTTCAACATCGGATCTTTCGTGTGTTCGACGAAGTATTTATAGATTCCGCCTTTGCTTTTCAGGGCTTCTTGCCAGGTCGTTTCCGGATCTTGATTTAAAACGAAATCCTTTGTCGCTTCGTGAACGACCCAAGACTTGCGGCTCATCTCCGTTTCCAACTGCCCCGCACCCCAACCGGAATAACCTTGATAGACGTGGAACTTGGACTTGGAATCCAATAACTCCAACAACGTATCGAAACTTCTTGCGAGATACAAACCGGGTATCACTTCAATGCCCGGTTGAGAAATGGTGTTGTCTTCGTGCAGCACGGAGATGAACGTCGGGTCGACAGGACCGCCGGAATAAATCGGAAGGACACGGCTGCCATGATCGGGGATTCCCTGAATTACGTCTCCGATCGAGGCTTCCTGTTTTTTATTCAGAACCAAACCGAAGGCGCCTTGACTGTCGTGTTCCACCATCAGGATCACCGTCTGGTTGAAATAGTCCATGACAATCGAAGAATTGGAGATTAGAATTTTGCCGTTGTAAGTTTCTTCCATACTTGAACCAATCTTAGACCGGGTTACTTTTTAGACGTTCCGTGGATTTCGGAAAGAATCTGATACGCGATTTCCAGCGTGGAAACGTCCGAACCGCGGGTAACGATCGGATCGGTTTCCTTTTTGATACAACGGATAAAATGCTCGTGTTCCTGTTTGAGCGGATTGTCTTTGTGAACGAAGATTTTTTCCACGATGGATTCTTGGCGGTATTTGATTTCTTCGGATAAAAGAAGAATGTCGGACGTCGCCTGTCTATGAAGTTCGATTTCCTGATCCGTAAAATCGAGCATGATATACACGTCTTTTTGCGTTATGTTCAGCGTTCGAATTTTGGCCTGAGTCGCTCTTGAAGCGATAATGCTTGCGAGACAGCCGTTTTCGAATTCGATCACCACGTTCGCGATGTCTTCGTGATTGGAAAGAACCTTGGTTCCGGAAGCCGAAACTTTTTTTACCGGCGAATTGACGAGGTTCAATACGATGTCGATATCGTGGATCATCATGTCGAGAACGACGCCGACGTCTTTGATTCTCGGATTAAACGGAGCGAGTCTTCTGGATTCTATGAGCAAAGGATCTTTTACGATTTTGCCCAATTCCAAGACGGCCCCGTTGAATCGTTCCACGTGCCCGACGAGAAGAACGAGATTCTTATCCGAGGCGAGTTTTACGAGCTCCTTGGCTTGTTCGGTGGTTTCCGCGATCGGCTTTTCGACTAACACGTGTTTGCCGGCGAGTAGGGCTTTTTTCGCGATTTCATGATGTAAAAACGTGGGAACAGCGATCACTAACGCGTCCACTTTGGAGATCAACTCGTCGATCGTAGGGAACGCGGAGGTTTTGTGCTTTTCCGCGATTTGTTTCGCTCTTTCCAGATCCGCGTCGTAGATTCCCACCAATGCGGCATCGTTCAAAGTTTTTGCGACGTTCACATGATATTGACCCATGTGTCCGGTTCCGATCACGCCGAGCTTTACTCTTTCAGTCATTGTACTTCCTTTTTGTTTTGCGCTTTGACGCGTCTTCGGTTTTCCCGATTTTTATAAAATGAAAAAACCGATCCTCCTTTTGCTCTTGGGGAGAATGGAAGACCGGATCTTTTTTTACTTAGTAAAGATTTTTCCCTTCGAACCGGGAATGTTTTCTCCCGATTCTCTCGCGAACTCTTCGATCAATTCTTTCTGTCTTCTCGTGATCTTTTTCGGAATTTCGATCTTCACGACTACGTGTTGATCCCCTTTTCCATAGGCTCCGAGATACGGCATTCCGTGGCCTTTCAATCGGAACACTTGGCCCGATTCTGTTCCTTCCGGAATTTTCATCTTGGCCTTTTTACCGTCGATGGTCGGTACTTCTATCTCCGCCCCGAGAATGGCTTGCGCCAAGGTTATCTTGCGAACAAGAATGAGATCGTTTCCTTCGCGGCTGAACAATTCGTGTTTTTTAATATGCGTTACCACATACAAATCGCCGTGAGGCCCGCCGTTCGGTCCCGCTTCGCCTTCTCCCGAAACTTTCAATCGGGAACCGGTTTCGATTCCGGGCGGAATTTTGATATTGATCGTTCTGCGTTTTTCCTGAAGACCTTGTCCGCCGCAGGACTTGCATGGATTGGAAATCGTGGTTCCCTTTCCCCTACAAGTAGGGCAGGTGGTTGCTACGGAAAAGAAGCCTTGTGTTCTTCTGATTTGTCCCGAGCCTCCGCAATCCGCGCAGGTTACGGGAGTGCTTCCTTTGGCGGCGCCGGAGCCGTTGCATTCGGCGCAGGATTCCAATCTTGGAATTTCGATTTTGTATTCTCTTCCCAGGGCCGCGTCTTCCAAAGAAACTTCTAAGTTATAACGTAAGTCGGAGCCTCGTTGCGGACCGGATCTTCTTCCGCCGCTGAAACCGCCGCGGCCGCCTCCGCCAAAGAAATCACCAAAGATATCGCCGAAGTCTCCGAAGATATCGGAGAAGTCCGTATACGCGCCTTGACCATATCCGGCCCCTCCGGCGCCAACGCCGGCTTTGCCGAATTGATCGTAAGCCTGACGTTTTTTTGCGTCTCGGAGAACCTCGTAGGCTTCCGTGGCTTCTTTGAATTTTTCTTCGGATTCCTTATCACCCTTGTTCTTATCAGGATGATATTTGATCGCTAACTTACGATAGGCGGATTTAATTTCCTCGTCGCTCGCGGTCTTGGAAACTCCAAGAATATCATAGTAACTTCTTTCACTCATTGTTTCTTTCCAAGGTTGCGTTGAAGCGGACTTTTAAATTCCGATAGAACTTCAACACAATCGATGATTCCGATATTGCCGCGCGCGAAACTCGTATTCGAAACTCCGCGCGCGACTAAAACTCAATGGTTCTTACAGCGGATTGAAGGTCTTGTCTTTCTTACGGAACAAGATTCGCTGCAAGGTTCCCTCCGATGCAAGAGCATCGGAAGGGTTCTTATTTTTTCTCATCATCCACCACGGTATAATCCGCGTCGACGACCTTTTCCCCGCTGTTCGCGGAATTGCCTTGATCGTTCGGTCCTTGACCCGCCGATCCCGGGCCTTGTTCAGCACCCGGAGCGCCGCCTTGCGAATAGATCTTCGTAGCGATGTCGGAAGCGATTTTAGAAATCGAAGCTTTTGCGGATTCGATTCTCGCTTTATCGTTGCTCTCGATCGCTTCGCGGGCGCGTTTGATTTCGTCGGTTGCGAGTTGTTTTTCGCTTTCTCCGATTTTATCTCCCGCTTCGTTTACGGTTTTTTCAAGAGAATACGCAAGCGTATCTAACTCGTTCTTCGCTTCGATGACTTCTCTCTGAGCCTTGTCCGCAGCCGCGTGCGCTTCCGCGTCTTTTACCATCTTCTGGATTTCGTCTTCGGACAATCCGGATGAGGATTCGATTCGGATCTTTTGTTCCTTACCGGTTCCAAGATCCTTCGCGGATACGTGTGCGATTCCGTTCGCGTCGATATCGAAGGTCACTTCGATTTGAGGAACTCCTCTCGGTGCGGGCGGAATTCCGATCAGATCGAAACGTCCCAGCGTTCTGTTTGCGGAAGCCATTTCTCTTTCTCCCTGGAGAACGTGGATCGATACCGCGGATTGATTGTCGGCCGCAGTGGAAAACACTTGCGATTTCTTGGTAGGAATCGTCGTGTTTCTTTCGATCAACTTGGTCATCACTCCGCCGAGGGTTTCGATTCCGAGTGAAAGCGGAGTTACGTCCAACAGCAGAACGTCCGATACTTCTCCCGCTAAAACCCCGCCTTGGATCGCCGCGCCGACCGCCACAACTTCGTCCGGGTTTACGGATTTATTCGGTTCTTTTCCGAAGATCTGTTTTACCAGTTCTTGAACCGCAGGAATTCGGATCGAACCTCCGACCAAAATCACTTCGTTGATATCGGCAGCTTTCAGTCCCGCGTCGCGAAGCGCATTCTCGCAAGGAATCCGAGTACGATCCACGAGCGACTTTGTAAGTTGGTCGAACTTCGCTCTGCTGAGGGTCATGTCCAAGTGTTTCGGACCGGATGCATCCGCGGTGATAAACGGAAGATTGATCTGAGTGGACATCGTTCCCGAAAGTTCGATCTTCGCTTTTTCGGCGGCTTCTTTCAATCTCTGAACGGTATTCTTATCAGCGGAGATGTCGATTCCGGTTTGGTTTTTAAACTCGGAAATCATCCATTCCATGATCGCCATGTCGAAATCGTCCCCGCCGAGGTGTGTGTCACCGTTGGTGGACTTCACTTCGAAAACTCCGTCCGCGAGTTCGAGAATGGAGATATCGAACGTTCCGCCGCCTAAGTCGTAGACCGCGATTTTCGAATTTACATTCTTCTTATCAAAACCGTAGGCAAGCGCCGCAGCGGTCGGTTCGTTGATGATACGTTCCACTTCGAGACCCGCGATTCTTCCCGCGTCCTTGGTCGCTTGACGTTGTTCGTCGTTGAAGTAAGCGGGGACCGTGATTACGGCTTTCGTTACTTTTTGACCGAGATAATCTTCCGCGGTTTGTTTCATCTTCATGAGAACGCGCGCCGAAATTTCCTGAGGAGTGAATTCTCCCGCGGAGGTTTCGAACTTAACGCCTTCGTTCCCAGAACGTACGACTTTGTAGGAAACGTGTTTCAGTTCGGATTCCACTTCGCCGTGTCTGCGTCCGATGAATCGTTTCGCCGAACGGATCGTGTTCACCGCGTTGGTGATCGCTTGGTTTTTCGCGAACTGACCGACCAGCGTTTCTCCTTTTGCAGTGAATGCTACGATGGAAGGAGTTGTTCTCGCTCCTTCGGAGTTTTGAATAACGACTGGGTCCCCACCTTCCATGACGGAAACGACCGAGTTGGTTGTTCCTAAGTCGATTCCTATAATCTTTTCTTTGGACATTGTTTTCTCCTTTATACTTTCCCTGAGATCCTAATTATGACTTGGGTTTTCCGATCCGAACCCTTGCAGGACGGAGCGTAAACTTGTCTTCGTTTTCCTTGTAGTAATAGCCGGGTTGATACACGTCTATTACCGTCTCTTCCGAATACTGATCGCCTTCTTCCGAAGAAAGGGCTTCCATCGACATAGGGTCGAAGGATTCTCCCTTCGGATCGAATCGAACCACATTCGATTTTTCTAATACGGAATAGAATTCCTTGAGAATCATCGCGACTCCGTCCACGAAGGGTTTTAATTCCTCCGACGGTTCTTTAGTCGATCCGACTCGTTCGAGATTGTCGATCGGGTTCAAGAATCCGCTCACGAGGGATTTTACAGCCTCTTTGCGGATCGACGTAAATTCCTGCGCGGAACGGCGTTTGAAGTTTTGAAATTCCGCTCTTTCTCTCGCCCAAGAATCCTTCAGCGATTCGACTTCTTTTTTTGCCGCTTCGAGTTCGGCTTGAAGCGCGTTGGCCGGATCAGGCGTCGAAGTTTGTTCCGTTGTCTGTGTTGATTCTTCAGAATTCATGTTCTCTACTTTAGTTTCCTCTAATGTTGCTGTTTGAGAATTTTTCTCGTTGGCCTTTTCTTCCTGCGAAGTTTTGTTTTCCGAATTTGAATTGTCGGCCATACATTTTTCTCCCTTATTTACTAATGCGGGTCACCATTTCGGAGACGAGCTTGGACGTGAAGTCCACCAGAGGCAACGCCCTGTTGTAATCCATCCTCTGCGGTCCGATGATTCCGAGCGCTCCGATCTTTTTCTCTCCCATCTTATAGTTGGAAGTGATGATGGAAACTCCGGACATCGATTGATCTCCGTCCTTTCCGATGATCGTATAAACTCCGTCCTGATCGATGTAATCGGAAAAGAATCCTCTCAAAAATCCCTGGTCGTCCAGAAGCGAAAGAACCTGTGAAAGCTGTTCCTCTTCGTCCCGGAAGTTCGCGTAGAGATTTTTAAAACCGTCGATATACAGCGAGACTTCGGAATTGTCCGGAGTCATCGCGGAAGAAATCAGCCCTGCGATTCCGCCGAAATCTTCGGGTCCGTCCCTTCGGACCATCAACTTAGGAATGATAATATTCTGAATTTCGTATATATCATATCCTCTCAGGTTATCGTTCAGATACTTAGAAACCTGATAGAGCGCTTCCTGAGAATAATTCCGATCCACGAAAATATTTCTATGTTGAACGGTTCCCGATCTCATCACGAGAATCATCAGGATCTCGTCCCCGTGAACGTGGATGAGTTCGAGATGTTTCAGCGTGTCCAGATTCTTAGCCGGACCGATTACGATTCCCGCCGCGTTCGAAAGAGAAGAAAGAACCGAAGCGGTCGCTTTCAAAATCTGATCCAGCTTGAACTGCATCTTCAGATATTCTTCCTGAATGCGTTGTTTTTCTTTGAGGGTCAGCTCGTAGAGAATCACAAGCGAATCCACATAGAAACGATAGCCTCTCTCGGTCGGAATTCTTCCTCCCGAAGTGTGTCTGGAGGCGAGATAACCGTAATCTTCCAGATCCTTCAATACGGTCCGGATCGAAGCCGGTGAAAGCCCGATATCGTGTTTGTCATAGAGAGTCTTGGAGCCTACCGGTCGGTTCTCCTGGATAAACTCGTCTACGAGGGCTTTCAGAATTCGTTTATGACGTTCTGTGAGATCCATTCTTTTCTGGCACTCTGAATGTTAGAGTGCTAATCTATACAATTAGTTTCCGAATTCCGAATAAAAATGTCAAGGAAGAAAGTAATTCAGAGTGGAATTGGCTTGAAATTCCGATTTTTTTTAGCATTGAGGCGAGGAGAGTGCCGGATTGTCGGTTTGATTTGGGACATAATTCTGCCGGTGGTTTCGGAGAAGTCCGCATTTTTGTGGGAACTCCTTCGAAATTCCGGAACAGTTTTGAATCGAAAACAAGACTTTCCGAAATTCAACCATCCGACGATCTTATAAATACAGGATGAATTCTCGCAAAACCAGACTCACGATTCTATTTTCTTTTCTCTGTATTCTTTTCTGCATTCTCATCGGACGGGTTGTATTTCTCACCTTTTTCAACGAAAGAGAAGTCATTCTGAAAACGGGAGATCGAATCATGCGCGGCGCGATCTACGATCGAAGGGGAATCGAACTCGCGATGACCGTCGACGCGGCGACGATCGGAATTTATCCGGCAAACATATACGATCCGAATTTTACCGCGGTTCAACTCGCGCCGTATCTGGAGATGTCGCCTGACAAGATAGAGGCGATGATCCGCGAAAAGAGCCGTTACTTTCTTTTAAAACGCGAGATCGACGAATCCCTCGGAAATAAGATTATGGATCTTTCCTTGCCCGGCGTACGAAGAGAAAAAGAATACAAACGCGTTTATCCGCACGGAAATCTCGCCTCCAGTCTCGTGGGTTTTACGGGAATGGACGACGATCGCGCGCTTTCCGGATTGGAAGTTCAATACAATCAGGATTTGATGACTCCGACCGAAGCCGATTCCTCCCGCGGAAGCAATCTTCATTTAACGATCGACGGATTGATTCAATACAAATTGGAAAAAGCGCTCGCCAAACGTTTTGAAGAAACGGGATCGAAGAAGGCGATCGGAATTCTGATGGAGATCAACACGGGAAAAATTTTGGCGTCGGCTTCTTTTCCCGCGTTCGATCCGAATCAATACAACGAATCGGGGGAGGATTCCCATACGAACTGGGCGATCCGTCACGTCTACGAACCCGGTTCCACGATGAAGATCTTTCTAGCATCGGTATTGTATAATGAAAATTTAATACGTCCTGATGAGAAGTTTCATTGTCCCGGTTACGTGGAACTCGGAAAAACGAAGATCAAATGTACGGACGCGCACGGACATTTGAACTTGGAGGAGATTCTTCAGTATTCCTGCAACGTGGGAATCATCAAAGCCTCGCAAAGAATTCCGGAAACGTTATTGTACGATTATATGAAGAAGTTTCAGTTCGGAGAAAAAACCGGATTCCTGCCGAACGAATCCGTGGGATATTTTCCTCCGTTGAAAAAATGGACTCCCGCGACTTCCATGTTTATGGCAATCGGACAAGGGATTTCGGTGACTCCGATCCAACTCGTCGCTTCCGCCGCTTCGGTCGTTAACGGAGGGAGAATGCTCACGCCCCGTGTGGTTTCTCATTTCAGCGATTCCTACGGAGAAATTCTTCACGAGTTTAAAACGCAGGAAACTCCGATCGGAATCCGCGAATATACGACGGAACGAATTCTCAGAGCGATGACGAGAGTCGTTCAATCGGGAACGGGAAAGAACGCATACATTCAGGAATATTCGATCGCCGGGAAAACGGGAACGGGTCAAAAGGCCGTTTCCGGAAAAGGTTATGTGGAAGGTTTGTGGTCCGCTTCGTTTCTCGGATTTTTTCCGGCGGAACGGCCTAAGATCGTGGGTTTGATACTTTTCGACGAACCGAAGGGCGGAACTCATTCGGGCGGCGGTTTGGCGGCTCCGGTTTTCAAAGAAGTCGTCGAAAATATCATTCCGATCATCGAACAAGGGGAAAGAACGGTTAACGTTTCTCTCAAACGTTTTCAAAGAAAGAATATAAAGCCGACCGAAATCGGAGAAATCCCCGATTTGATCGGAAAAAGCAAACGAGAAGCTCTCGAGATCGTAAGACCTCTCGGCCTTCCGGTTAAGTTTCACGGAAGCGGTTTTTGTTACGAACAGGAACCCGCACCCGGAAAAAAACCGCAGGACGGAAGGCTCAATCTGTACTTTAAATGATTTGTATATTCTAAAATTAGCATGAATTCCGTCGTCAACGAATCGATCCTCGAAAAGAATCTGAAAGGCTTGGCGAGTTTTACGCCCGATCTGGCGGAAAAAATTTCGAGAACGTTTTCACATTCATCGAGATCCGTTTCTTCGTCTTCGCAGACTTCGGTTTCGAACTCGCACGGACCTTTGTCGGTTTCGAAAAACGAATCCCCGAAAATGGAGAATACCACCGCTTCAACCTTCGAAATTAAAACTTCCAAAACGGGACTTCCCGTTCTCGTCGCGGATGGAATCGCGCTGCACAGTTTAATGGACCCGGTCACCGAATCCAAACGGCTTTTGGACGGACTCAAAAAAGAGGACGAAGAAAGGGTGTTTCTTTTTTTCGGAGCCGGAATCGGTTACGTCGTTCGGGAAAGTCTTCGATGGACGAAGGTAACTTCCGTTTGGATGGAAGCCGAGCCGGACGTTCTGCGTTATGCGCTTTCTTGCTTTGATTATTCTCCGTTTTTGGAATCGGGAAAACTAAGAATTCTTTTGACTCCGATTTTAGAACTGGATTTGTATGCGGCTTTTCGGGGAATTTCCGGTTTTCCGATCAGTTTTATTCCGCATCGCGGAAGCAATCAGTGGAAAAAGGATTCGTACGAGGAACTTCGTTTTATCTCGGAAGGTTTTTTTCACAAGAAGGATGTGAATATTTCCACGCTGACTCGGTTCGAAAGAATTTGGACTCGGAATTTTATTTCCAATCTTCCCGACCTTTCGAGAATGCGACCCGTTCGTTCTTTGTTTGGAATCTGCAAGGGAAAGACTGATATACTCGTTTGCGGAGCTGGGCCTTCGCTCCTTCGTTCGTTGAACGAAATACAAACGTATAGAAATAATTTCCTGTTGATCGCCGTGGATACGGCGCTGATGGTTCTTTGGAACGCGGGCATAGATCCAGATCTCGTTTTTTCGGTCGATCCTCAGGCGCTCAACGCGAAATATCTGGAAGGTTACGGAGGGGACGCGAGGATCGTTTTTGATCCGACTTCTTCGTATCATACGTTGCGTCTTCCGGGAACATTCAAAAAAGGTTATTTTACTTCTTCCCCCTTTCCTTTGATCAAAATTCTTTCCTCCAAGCCGGAAGATGAAATCGGCGCGATCGATTTCGGAGGTTCCGTTTCTACGAACGCGGTCAGTCTTGCGGAAAAGATGGAAGCGAGAAACATTCTGCTGGTCGGTCAGGATCTTTCGTTTCCCGATCGGCTCGCGCATTGCAAAGGCGCCGTCTTGGAGGAACGGCTCAATCATATCGAATCCAGAAAGTTAAGAAGGGAATTTCACAATCACAAACAGATGACCGCTCTTCCCGTAAAACGGGCCAAATCGATTCGAGGCGGAGAAATTCGAACCAACGAAAAACTTCTCATCTTCAAAAAATGGTTCGAAGAACATCCGAAACGAAATCCTTGGTTCAACTTGGGAAAGGACGGAGTCGTGTTGGAAGGAATTCCGAACGCGGATCTTTTTAAATACATGCAAGAAACGGAATGTGATTTGTCGTTCGTTCGGACGGTTCGCGATTTGATCGGTCGAATCGCGGAAGGGAGCGAGGAAGCCGACGCAACCTCGGCCGGTTTCGATTCGACCGTAACTTGCATCGATCTTCAAAAGAAAATTCTTACCGAGCTAAAAGTACTGTTCGACCAACTCAAAGGTTTTTCCGAAAAGGTTACCCGCGGAAGAATTCTATCCGACCGTTTGTATTCTCAGATCCGGGCCGAAGACAAGTTTAAGGATCAGATTCTCAAAAATCTAAAAGAAATGGATCGAATCGACGAAGAGGTTTCTTCCCGAAAAGGCCTAACCGAAATTTTGGGAATGAGCATTCAAAGAACGGTTCTGATGATCACAGAAGGTTATGAAGGCGGCCTGACTCTGGAAGAAAAGAAAAACGAAAGACTCGGCGTTGCAAAGAAAAGTCTTTTGCTGTATCAAGGTTTGGAAGAAGCGTGTAAACTTCATTCAAAGCAGATCGGAAAGGCGATTGCGAGAATTTCGGACGCGAAAGGATTGGGTTGATTCTAAAAACTGATAGAAATCAAATTGAATCGGCGATGTTAGACAAGTGCAGACAGATAGGATCATAGAACCGCTTTTCCGTAAGAAAACGATTTTATAATCCTATGTTGAAACGGTCCGATTAAAAATCAGTGGACTTTATACACATATTCAAGAACCAACCCGTCTCCTCCATAAAGAAGATAATTGTTTCTTCTCCAGTCCGCTCTTTCTTGCGGGTTATTACCCATCGTATTGCTTCCTACCGGATAATAGGTAATGTTCGATTCGTGCGAGTTTCCGTTTACGAATAAGCCGATTTTATTCGACGTAACGTAAAAGCTAATATTATTGATATCGGTAGCTGTAAAAGGAACCTGCAAAGAAATGCCGTCGATCTCTGTGTTATTGATTCCATCGATAAAAAATTCTATAGAGGCGCTATATCGCTTACCGCTCACTGTAAGGAATCTAGGAACTTGATTTTCGATAACGACCGGAATGAATTTGTTGGAAATTATACCGTCTGCATCCATTTCCCGTACGTGAAAAAGCAATCCTCCACCCGCCATTTGATCGTCTCCTTGCAAGACGATCGCCGTATGTCCGCTGGTTGTCTCTGTTTGGTTGGTTGTAGATTTCGGGTCTCCGCTTGTATTGCATTCACGAATCGTAGTTCCGCGGGTGTTCAATACGTTTGCTATCTGTGAAGAACCGGCCAGTGCGAGAAGCGAACTATTGTTTTGCGAATCCTTACTTTGATTACACTGAATTGCGCTGAAAAACGCGGTCAGCAGTGCAAGAAGAATGGCCAACGTGCGAAGTTGAACTCTATTTTTCCAAATTAAAAGAAACATTCTTATTTCCACCTTTTCGCTTATTTTAAACTCCGAAGGCTCCGCGTTTTGCAGATTTAATTTAAAAAACAGTCGTGAGTTATAAGAGCATGCTCCGGTTTTATCTTTTAAAAAAGACGTTTTCCCGAAACCGTTTCCTTGATTACCATAATAAGAATCCCTGCGAAGGCAGAGATTCTTTTGGCTTCATACTCTGATTCAAAGGGTCGGTTCCGCACGACAAATCGTATTCCATTGAGCTTCAAGACATACATAAGTTTGTTTTTTATTAGAGCCCTTAACTTCAAAAGCATCGCCACCCAATTTTCGAACCGTTACATTTTCTTCGGCACATTGTGCTATTGATTCCTAAGAAGAATACTTACAGCTTGTCCCAACACCTAATTTTACTTTACCAGAAAGATCAGCTGCAAGGTTCTGTCCCGGTTTTGGGACAGGTTCTTATACGGTTTGATTGCAAGGTGAGAGTTCATATAGGATATATTTTCTCAAAAATCCGAGACCGCCGAAACGTCGGCGTTTAGCCGATTTTGCAAGTGCGACAGAAAAAATATTTTTTTGCGTAATTTTTTCTTTTTTAGGTTGACTGAAATTGTGCAGTGCAATACAAAAGGATTGTGCATTGCACAAAGAATCTCAAGGAGAAAAATCGAATGGAAAAGCAAATTCTAGATGTTCTGAATGCGGGTCTGGGACTCATCAAAGCTGGTCAAGAAGGTCTGGGTAAAGCGAAAGCTGATCTCGAAAAAACCTATTTGGAGCTTGTTACAAAAGGCGCTGCCGACAATTCCGAAGCGACTGTAAAAATCCGCGAAACCGTTGATAAGGTTATCAACGACATCAAAGAAGTTACTTCCGTTGCTGGAAAGAACTACGAAGAGACCAGAGCTAAGATCATCGAGAACTACAACAAAATCACCGAAGAGATCAAAAACAAAATCCCTGAAGGCCAAATCGAAGCTGTAAAAGCAAAAATTAACGAAGTGGCTGAAGCGATCAAAACAACCACTTCCGGT of Leptospira sanjuanensis contains these proteins:
- a CDS encoding penicillin-binding protein; amino-acid sequence: MNSRKTRLTILFSFLCILFCILIGRVVFLTFFNEREVILKTGDRIMRGAIYDRRGIELAMTVDAATIGIYPANIYDPNFTAVQLAPYLEMSPDKIEAMIREKSRYFLLKREIDESLGNKIMDLSLPGVRREKEYKRVYPHGNLASSLVGFTGMDDDRALSGLEVQYNQDLMTPTEADSSRGSNLHLTIDGLIQYKLEKALAKRFEETGSKKAIGILMEINTGKILASASFPAFDPNQYNESGEDSHTNWAIRHVYEPGSTMKIFLASVLYNENLIRPDEKFHCPGYVELGKTKIKCTDAHGHLNLEEILQYSCNVGIIKASQRIPETLLYDYMKKFQFGEKTGFLPNESVGYFPPLKKWTPATSMFMAIGQGISVTPIQLVASAASVVNGGRMLTPRVVSHFSDSYGEILHEFKTQETPIGIREYTTERILRAMTRVVQSGTGKNAYIQEYSIAGKTGTGQKAVSGKGYVEGLWSASFLGFFPAERPKIVGLILFDEPKGGTHSGGGLAAPVFKEVVENIIPIIEQGERTVNVSLKRFQRKNIKPTEIGEIPDLIGKSKREALEIVRPLGLPVKFHGSGFCYEQEPAPGKKPQDGRLNLYFK
- a CDS encoding phasin-related domain-containing protein; translation: MEKQILDVLNAGLGLIKAGQEGLGKAKADLEKTYLELVTKGAADNSEATVKIRETVDKVINDIKEVTSVAGKNYEETRAKIIENYNKITEEIKNKIPEGQIEAVKAKINEVAEAIKTTTSGKAPASK